Proteins encoded in a region of the Uloborus diversus isolate 005 chromosome 1, Udiv.v.3.1, whole genome shotgun sequence genome:
- the LOC129226331 gene encoding elongation of very long chain fatty acids protein 4-like → MSSIMEFISHHSNLLLKEFLRLYRNYEWTLSFSDKRVADWPLMKSPIPTVALIIFYLNTVYFGPIIMKNRKPLQMRWVLLFYNLFMMLLNLYIGVELLVCALRRSYNWSCQLVDFSENPHEVRIAKALWWYYFSKFLEFFDTWFFILRKKNNQLSFLHIYHHSTMFGLWWIGVKWVPGGSSLPGAMANSFVHVLMYSYYALSAIGPALQPYLWWKKYLTIVQLIQFVSAMVMGIKAIIYNCQFTRWMQYALVAYSFSFIVLFGNFYRNSYSKKNIQKKLN, encoded by the exons ATGAG TAGTATCATGGAGTTTATTAGTCATCATTCAAATCTACTTCTCAAGGAGTTCTTAAGATTGTACCGAAACTATGAATGGACTCTCAGTTTTTCAG ATAAACGTGTTGCTGATTGGCCACTAATGAAATCTCCTATACCAACGGTGGCTTTAATAATTTTCTACCTTAACACTGTTTACTTTGGACCAATTATTATGAAAAATCGAAAGCCTTTGCAGATGCGTTGGGTGCTTCTCTTTTACAACCTATTTATGATGCTTCTCAATTTATATATTGGTGTGGAG TTGCTTGTTTGTGCTCTCCGTCGTAGCTATAATTGGTCATGTCAACTTGTTGACTTTTCAGAAAACCCACATGAAGTTCGG attgCTAAAGCATTGTGGTGGTactatttttcaaagtttctagAATTTTTTGATacttggttttttattttacggAAGAAAAACAACCAACTTTCCTTTCTCCACATATATCACCATTCCACGATGTTTGGTCTTTGGTGGATTGGCGTAAAGTGGGTTCCTGGTGGATCAT CCCTTCCTGGAGCTATGGCCAACTCTTTCGTCCATGTATTAATGTATTCTTATTATGCATTAAGTGCTATTGGTCCAGCATTGCAACCCTACTTATGGTGGAAAAAATATCTTACAATAGTGCAATTG ATACAATTTGTATCTGCAATGGTGATGGGAATCAAAGCAATAATTTACAATTGCCAGTTTACTAGATGGATGCAATATGCTCTTGTAGCCTATTCCTTTTCTTTCATTGTATTGTTTGGAAACTTTTATAGAAATTCATATTCCAAGAAAAATATCCAG aaaaagctaAATTAA